One Cucurbita pepo subsp. pepo cultivar mu-cu-16 chromosome LG20, ASM280686v2, whole genome shotgun sequence genomic window carries:
- the LOC111783622 gene encoding exopolygalacturonase-like, which produces MSTIQSSFLIATILMLLLLDFTVDAQSSADVVFPLKRYGNIVPGTDITKALANAWKDACTSNRSSAIVIPRGIFKVKEGIFKGPCTSPIDFQLGGTLQAPKSLQGDNWITFEHIDRLTLSGEGVFDGQGKAAWKKNDCHKRINCAQLPISLRFNFITNSIVKRITSLDSKNFHINVLGCNNLTFHNINITAPENSPNTDGIHIGRSNRIAITMSKIATGDDCISLGDGSKQINITNVTCGPGHGISIGSLGRYTNEEPVEGVNVKNCTMINTTNGVRIKTWPASAASGTATNMQFLDIIMVNVSNPILIDQEYCPWNQCNRKIPSKIKISKVSFKNIRGSCATPVAIKLICSRHLPCDEVKVGDIDLTYNGIKGPITSQCTNVRPIISGKQNPKICSSPYVVP; this is translated from the exons ATGAGTACGATCCAATCGAGTTTCTTGATTGCTACAATTTTGATGCTATTATTGTTAGATTTTACCGTCGATGCTCAATCTAGTGCCGATgttgtttttcctttgaaaAGATATGGTAACATAGTGCCTGGTACTGACATCACGAAG GCTTTAGCAAATGCATGGAAGGATGCATGCACGTCCAATCGTTCTAGTGCGATTGTTATTCCGAGAGGGATATTTAAAGTAAAGGAAGGGATATTTAAAGGACCTTGTACTAGCCCAATTGACTTTCAACTTGGAGGAACATTGCAGGCACCAAAAAGCCTTCAGGGAGATAATTGGATTACTTTTGAACATATTGATAGATTGACATTATCGGGTGAAGGAGTTTTTGATGGCCAAGGAAAGGCAGCTTGGAAAAAGAATGATTGCCATAAACGCATAAATTGTGCCCAACTCCCCATT AGTCTGAGGTTCAACTTCATCACCAATTCAATCGTGAAGAGAATAACGTCACTTGATAGCAAGAACTTCCATATCAACGTCCTCGGCTGCAACAACCTCACGTTCCATAATATCAATATAACTGCACCAGAAAACAGCCCCAACACTGATGGAATACACATCGGTCGATCAAATAGGATCGCAATCACAATGTCCAAAATTGCAACAGGAGATGATTGCATTTCTCTTGGAGATGGAAGCAAACAAATTAACATCACCAACGTGACATGTGGGCCAGGACATGGCATAAGCATCGGAAGTCTTGGAAGATACACTAACGAAGAACCCGTTGAAGGTGTCAACGTAAAGAACTGCACGATGATCAACACCACTAATGGTGTCAGGATCAAAACGTGGCCAGCTTCTGCTGCTAGCGGCACCGCCACCAATATGCAGTTTTTGGACATTATAATGGTCAATGTTAGCAACCCTATTCTAATAGACCAAGAGTATTGTCCGTGGAATCAGTGCAATCGGAAG aTTCCTTCGAAAATTAAGATTAGTAAAGTGAGCTTCAAGAACATTAGAGGAAGTTGTGCAACTCCAGTGGCAATCAAACTTATTTGCAGCCGTCACTTACCATGTGACGAAGTAAAAGTCGGTGACATTGACCTCACTTACAATGGAATAAAAGGTCCTATTACATCTCAATGCACGAATGTGAGACCCATCATTTCAGGAAAACAGAACCCTAAAATCTGTTCATCTCCTTATGTTGTCCCATGA